In one window of Rhodoglobus vestalii DNA:
- the obgE gene encoding GTPase ObgE, with amino-acid sequence MASFVDQVTLHLVAGHGGNGCVSVKREKFKPLAGPDGGNGGDGGDIVLFSDPQVTTLLNFHRSPHRKSQHGQPGQGDHKAGTAGLEMLLSVPVGTLVRDQAGEILLDMDEPGMRLVVGPGGQGGLGNAALSSTKRKAPGFALLGTPGFEGDIFLELKTVADVALVGYPSAGKSSLIAAMSAAKPKIADYPFTTLHPNLGVVESGDVRYTIADVPGLIEGASEGKGLGLEFLRHVERCTALLHVLDCATLEPGRDPISDLDVILGELAAYPVPEGQKPLLEREQLIALNKIDVTDGSELADLVKSELEGRGYRVFEVSAVSHAGLRELSFALAALVLADREAQNSEPVSQRIVLRPRAVNAKDFVVKVEGGTYGNVYRVVGDKPERWVAQTDFTNEEAVGYLADRLARLGVEDELFKSGAVPGSTVIIGAGGGVVFDWEPTLSSAAELLVAPRGTDPRLDDNPRETNRSRRRNYLERMDAKAAARAELQSEREAGVWVDDEGFAVEKDVDSENRD; translated from the coding sequence ATGGCATCGTTCGTCGACCAGGTAACCCTCCATCTCGTGGCAGGACACGGCGGAAACGGCTGTGTCTCAGTCAAGCGTGAAAAGTTTAAGCCGCTTGCCGGTCCCGACGGTGGCAACGGAGGCGACGGCGGTGACATTGTTCTTTTCAGCGACCCCCAGGTCACTACACTTCTGAACTTCCACCGTTCGCCGCACCGCAAGTCGCAGCACGGTCAGCCAGGGCAAGGTGACCACAAAGCCGGTACGGCGGGCTTAGAAATGCTGCTCTCCGTTCCCGTTGGCACGCTCGTCCGTGATCAGGCCGGCGAGATTCTGCTCGATATGGATGAACCCGGCATGCGCTTGGTCGTTGGCCCAGGTGGCCAGGGGGGCCTCGGAAACGCGGCTCTGTCATCCACGAAGCGTAAGGCTCCCGGTTTCGCTCTGCTCGGAACGCCCGGGTTTGAGGGCGACATCTTCCTCGAACTCAAAACGGTGGCCGATGTGGCACTCGTGGGATACCCCTCGGCGGGCAAGTCGAGTTTGATTGCAGCGATGAGTGCAGCAAAGCCGAAGATTGCCGATTACCCGTTCACGACGCTGCATCCAAACTTGGGCGTTGTTGAGTCTGGCGATGTTCGCTACACGATTGCCGACGTTCCCGGTTTGATCGAGGGTGCAAGCGAGGGCAAGGGTCTTGGGCTCGAATTTTTGCGCCACGTCGAGCGGTGTACCGCCCTGTTGCACGTTCTTGACTGCGCAACGCTCGAGCCCGGTCGTGACCCGATCAGCGATCTCGATGTAATTCTCGGCGAACTGGCCGCCTATCCTGTACCTGAGGGTCAGAAGCCATTACTTGAGCGCGAGCAGCTCATCGCGCTGAACAAAATCGATGTCACTGACGGTAGTGAGCTTGCAGATCTCGTGAAGAGCGAGCTTGAAGGGCGCGGCTACCGTGTTTTCGAGGTCTCCGCTGTCTCGCACGCCGGCCTGCGCGAACTCTCGTTTGCGCTAGCGGCTCTGGTGCTCGCCGATCGCGAGGCTCAGAACTCCGAACCTGTCAGTCAACGAATCGTTCTTCGCCCGCGTGCGGTGAACGCGAAGGACTTCGTCGTCAAGGTCGAGGGTGGTACCTACGGAAACGTGTATCGCGTGGTTGGTGACAAGCCTGAGCGTTGGGTTGCACAAACAGACTTCACGAATGAGGAAGCGGTCGGCTATCTGGCAGACCGGTTGGCTCGACTCGGTGTCGAAGACGAGCTATTCAAATCGGGTGCCGTTCCCGGCTCCACGGTAATTATTGGTGCCGGCGGCGGCGTTGTCTTCGACTGGGAGCCCACACTTTCGTCCGCGGCCGAGCTGCTGGTCGCCCCGCGAGGAACCGACCCACGTCTCGACGATAACCCGCGTGAAACCAACCGCAGCCGTCGTCGCAACTATCTTGAGCGCATGGATGCCAAGGCGGCAGCCCGCGCCGAACTCCAGTCGGAGCGCGAAGCCGGCGTCTGGGTAGACGACGAAGGTTTCGCGGTCGAGAAAGATGTTGACTCGGAGAACCGTGACTAG
- the proB gene encoding glutamate 5-kinase encodes MLTRRTVTSKPAVRADIPRAGRIVVKVGSSSVSGVNVGQIGALVDALAAAHATGSEVILVSSGAIATGIPFLKLDGRPTDLATQQAAAAVGQNVLIYRYQESFDRYGVVAAQILLTAGDMENPTHHSNAQRAMERLLGLKILPIVNENDTVATHEIRFGDNDRLAALVSVLVRADMLVLLSDIDALYTKPPSEPGAERINFVAFDDDLAEVTFGDIGIAGVGTGGAGTKVAAAKHAAAAGIPVLLAETGSVAAALAGASIGTWFEADAAAL; translated from the coding sequence ATGTTGACTCGGAGAACCGTGACTAGCAAGCCTGCCGTGCGCGCCGACATCCCTCGTGCGGGTCGCATCGTTGTCAAAGTCGGATCGTCCTCGGTCAGCGGTGTTAACGTCGGTCAAATCGGCGCTCTCGTTGATGCGCTTGCCGCAGCCCATGCAACAGGTTCAGAAGTCATTCTGGTGTCGTCGGGTGCGATTGCTACGGGCATCCCATTCTTGAAGCTCGATGGTCGCCCTACCGATCTTGCGACACAGCAAGCCGCAGCGGCAGTGGGCCAAAATGTGCTTATCTACCGCTATCAAGAAAGCTTCGATCGCTACGGGGTCGTCGCGGCTCAGATTTTGCTCACTGCGGGTGACATGGAGAATCCCACTCACCACAGCAATGCCCAACGGGCCATGGAACGGCTGCTTGGCCTGAAGATTTTGCCCATCGTCAATGAAAACGACACGGTGGCAACCCACGAGATCCGGTTTGGTGACAACGACCGCTTGGCCGCTCTCGTCTCGGTTCTTGTGCGGGCAGACATGCTTGTTTTGCTGTCCGATATTGACGCGCTGTATACAAAACCGCCGTCGGAACCGGGCGCGGAACGTATCAACTTCGTCGCGTTCGACGACGACCTCGCCGAAGTCACATTCGGCGATATCGGTATCGCAGGCGTCGGCACCGGGGGTGCGGGAACTAAAGTCGCGGCGGCGAAGCATGCGGCGGCCGCAGGGATACCCGTATTGCTGGCCGAAACCGGTAGCGTGGCGGCTGCATTGGCCGGAGCATCCATCGGCACCTGGTTCGAAGCGGATGCCGCGGCTCTGTAG